The following are encoded together in the Glycine max cultivar Williams 82 chromosome 8, Glycine_max_v4.0, whole genome shotgun sequence genome:
- the LOC100775370 gene encoding uncharacterized protein isoform X7: MIEIGDEFRAATLQLGGVEGVVGGERRDLALARSEAMDTVPSSRQRSHSSGTLTRARSQLYHHRNRSGQLRFDPVPSLDEPCAELLGFRRTNCKKAKRDDGDLPRRLTKDLRARRVYSPPQSTNSGLIESAFPKGNAEAIGSPDLGLFFEARGFDRGNADLFEESGGDCSEKFDGLDGATTLPDAEICGGSNSKVNKDVEKLDAEVPVKDTPSTGNGSSLKSKSVGVLRPCFQGKLFKAPGSVNYRRLFPFQKDTVRDDSVDTPKLGFCQKDQEGRQGFQLPLSPQSEEESKQELKTDATADYGVKDATSDLPDDGLKQLSSHMNNLDCVEASTSQEFGVLNEECIQTTPPDADIYVNSEVNVKPMDFTRSTHENAGQGFCLKADKVPRQLLHRKLFKTPGSVSYKRLLPFLMDLTKDDSDRSKFDHQTHHQEDEAKRFQLPLSSESEEASIDEHKTNSSPMHGTVESNGLENYVLVNPSHGNQPKLTPSQDFPEFPMQLDAKEVVRGDLSAPSVNEHTENFAIASKDECLSASELNPCSVMVDGFHSAKNVAHNDGVKEVQNTISRQHDSDSPPKDQYMLYLKGDVSGLTSVHRSSKEKGFTIAYDESKQFVNLKERESVSRFPPECQTLSQLDLNVLDAEENVTSLNHVQVSNDILGAPSENITSEKSDMAGHSGDKAGSVQNGIVLCSRMPSKGSDNKNASGIKNGSESKITSVLKRCPQFKLLKHAGSLNYKRLLPFILDTMKDDSCNSCPQQQSGLQACDLNNDSSSPKSQIPEFQSSHDSCKVIQLQDEQVVLNGLCKPESSTDPSISVHGIDLPITTLAPMINEVTTREATPDSSKSLSVFSEVKGNNSFLMSSNEKLPETHECSQSLSQLQVVEQLRVPAVGLKKGILKRNPRGCRGVCACLNCASFRLHAERAFEFSKNQLLDAEEVAHNLMKELSHLRNMLESSADSVNNNPVFGGSQVKEACRKACAAEELAKNRLSQMHDDLNIHCRITSLQPPTVTFAVHVEKEVIQPGG, translated from the exons ATGATCGAGATTGGTGACGAATTCAGAGCCGCGACGCTTCAACTCGGAGGCGTAGAGGGCGTAGTCGGTGGAGAAAGGAGAG ATCTAGCATTAGCGCGCTCAGAGGCCATGGACACCGTCCCAAGTTCCCGTCAGCGGAGCCACTCCTCTGGTACACTCACTCGCGCCAGATCACAGCTCTATCATCATCGGAACCGCTCCGGTCAACTCCGCTTCGATCCCGTTCCCTCACTGGACGAACCCTGCGCGGAACTTCTTGGCTTTCGCCGAACCAATTGCAAGAAAGCGAAGCGCGACGACGGCGACCTTCCTCGCCGCCTGACCAAGGATCTTCGCGCCAGGCGAGTCTATTCGCCTCCGCAATCCACTAATTCCGGTTTGATCGAAAGCGCGTTTCCCAAGGGAAACGCCGAAGCAATCGGGAGTCCCGATTTGGGGCTTTTTTTCGAGGCTCGGGGTTTCGATAGGGGAAATGCTGATTTGTTTGAAGAGAGCGGTGGAGATTGTTCGGAGAAATTTGATGGTTTGGACGGAGCAACAACTCTACCTGATGCTGAGATTTGCGGTGGTTCAAATTCCAAGGTTAACAAAGATGTAGAGAAACTGGACGCAGAGGTTCCTGTCAAAGATACACCTTCCACTGGGAATGGTTCTTCTCTCAAGAGCAAATCTGTAGGG GTTCTCAGACCATGTTTCCAGGGGAAGTTGTTCAAGGCCCCGGGTTCAGTCAATTACAGAAGGTTGTTTCCATTTCAAAAGGATACCGTGAGAGATGATTCTG TAGATACACCAAAATTGGGATTTTGCCAGAAAGACCAGGAGGGTAGACAGGGATTCCAACTGCCTTTGTCACCTCAAAGTGAAGAAGAGTCTAAACAAGAACTTAAGACGGATGCCACTGCAGATTATGGTGTTAAAGATGCTACAAGTGATTTGCCCGATGATGGCTTGAAGCAATTGTCTAGCCACATGAATAATCTTGATTGTGTTGAGGCTAGTACCTCACAGGAGTTTGGTgttttgaatgaagaatgtatACAGACAACTCCTCCTGATGCTGATATATATGTTAATTCAGAGGTCAATGTCAAACCCATGGATTTTACCAGAAGCACTCATGAAAATGCGGGTCAAGGGTTTTGTCTGAAAGCTGACAAG GTGCCGAGACAACTTTTGCACAGGAAACTTTTTAAAACCCCAGGTTCTGTCAGCTATAAAAGGTTGCTTCCATTTCTAATGGATCTTACCAAAGATGACTCTG ATAGATCCAAATTTGATCATCAGACACATCATCAAGAAGATGAGGCAAAGAGGTTCCAACTTCCTTTGTCATCTGAAAGTGAAGAAGCTTCTATAGATGAGCATAAGACAAACAGCAGTCCCATGCATGGCACAGTTGAGTCTAATGGTTTGGAAAACTATGTATTAGTTAATCCTTCTCATGGCAACCAGCCAAAATTGACACCTTCCCAAGACTTTCCTGAATTTCCAATGCAATTGGACGCAAAAGAAGTGGTTCGCGGTGATTTATCTGCACCCTCTGTCAATGAACATACAGAGAACTTTGCAATTGCTTCTAAGGATGAATGCTTGAGTGCATCAGAGCTTAATCCATGTTCAGTAATGGTGGATGGTTTTCACTCTGCTAAGAATGTTGCGCATAATGATGGCGTCAAGGAAGTACAAAATACGATATCCAGACAACACGATAGTGACTCACCACCCAAAGATCAGTATATGCTTTATCTCAAAGGTGATGTCTCTGGGCTTACATCTGTGCATCGttcaagtaaagaaaaaggatTCACTATTGCTTATGATGAAAGCAAACAGTTTGTGAATCTGAAGGAGCGTGAATCTGTTAGCAGATTTCCCCCTGAATGTCAGACTCTAAGTCAATTGGATCTTAATGTGCTAGATGCTGAGGAGAATGTAACAAGTTTAAATCATGTCCAGGTTTCAAATGATATACTTGGAGCTCCATCTGAGAATATTACCTCAGAAAAATCTGACATGGCAGGGCATAGCGGTGACAAAGCAGGAAGTGTGCAGAATGGGATAGTTTTATGTTCAAGAATGCCTTCAAAAGGTAGTGATAACAAAAATGCTAGTGGAATAAAAAATGGCTCTGAATCCAAGATCACTTCG GTTCTTAAACGCTGTCCACAGTTTAAATTGTTGAAACATGCTGGATCTTTAAACTACAAGAGATTGCTTCCATTTATATTGGATACCATGAAAGATGATTCTT GCAATTCTTGTCCTCAGCAACAATCAGGGTTGCAGGCTTGTGATTTAAACAATGATAGTTCAAGCCCAAAATCTCAAATTCCTGAATTTCAGTCATCTCATGATTCatgcaaagtgattcaactgCAAGATGAACAGGTTGTATTAAATGGACTCTGCAAGCCAGAAAGCTCCACTGATCCATCAATTTCTGTTCATGGAATAGACTTACCAATCACAACCTTGGCACCTATGATTAATGAAGTTACCACCAGAGAGGCTACACCTGACTCGTCCAAGTCATTATCAGTTTTCTCTGAAGTAAAAGGAAACAATTCTTTCCTGATGTCTTCTAATGAGAAGCTACCTGAAACACACGAATGTTCTCAGAGCTTGTCTCAACTGCAAGTTGTAGAACAACTTAGAGTTCCCGCTGTTGGTTTGAAAAaaggaattttaaaaagaaatccaAGAGGATGCAGAGGGGTTTGTGCATGTTTGAACTGTGCTTCTTTTCGGCTTCATGCAGAAAGAGCATTTGAGTTTTCTAAAAATCAATTGTTAGATGCGGAAGAGGTTGCTCATAATCTTATGAAGGAACTATCTCATCTAAGAAATATGTTAGAAAGTTCTGCTGATAGTGTCAACAATAATCCCGTTTTTGGTGGAAGCCAG GTGAAAGAAGCTTGCAGGAAAGCATGTGCAGCTGAAGAACTTGCAAAGAACCGTCTTAGTCAGATGCACGATGATCTTAATATTCATTGCAGAATAACG AGCTTGCAGCCACCAACGGTTACGTTTGCGGTTCATGTTGAAAAAGAAGTCATTCAACCTGGCGGATAA